The Flammeovirga agarivorans genome has a window encoding:
- a CDS encoding SusC/RagA family TonB-linked outer membrane protein, whose translation MREITFYPLSLLFGILFFLLQTISSESYAQEETILKGIVMSDEDHEPLPIASVIIKGTTNGTVTDMNGEFSIKVTKGQTLVVTYLGMETVQWTYNGENNHTFILTTAAELLDDIVVVGYGTVQRRDLTGSVSQVDEDENIVRQYNDVDQMLQGRVSGVQVVGNDGAQGGAVSVKIRGVNSLRGNNEPLYVVDGIIISSAGETPANVQGGNSAPTAQNGLAGINPKDIESIEVLKDASATAIYGSRGANGVVLITTKKGKKGEAKINFFANTSISEPSKTIDVLDGYEYAQFMNDFAISNNQIPSYQLNPETREVYDLASGRLLQQHNWQDEIYRTAVSYSTGASMSGGTGKTDYYVSMGYNNKQGVIPNSYSQSGDLRINLGQQISKKLRFETKTTLYYLEGSYAQTGEKAGGNRSLVNQLVGKSPLTGMDIDGSGDDAAAELTPWDFVNNNDDLTKQFRTIIGANLQYKIIKGLKATVRAGADIRTQNRSIWFGPGTFQGNQQNGYLNTIDQTRSSYNVDGILNFNRTFSKKHRFGITAVATYDYINKASTTYAVGNFIDHSFRGEAPQYGQDILSPESTLTFAESIFSYLGRVNYTFNNKYVVTANFRADKSSKFGDGQQWGYFPSTSVAWYISEENFLKTSNTLSDLKLRAGWGRTGNQAIQPYQTLVNYTDNMYPDANNGNQVGLVPANLANPNLTWETTDQYNIGLDFGFMKSRLTGTVDVYSKHTIDLLQRIQAPPTTGFNNYYINRGEMYNRGIELNLNAVLVDKNDWGINIGGSFTKNITEIGDLGLPEQTIYINGQPQQVQGYVGNNVSSGSNLNGPANVFIKGMPVGVFYGYQTNGIYATPEEAAQGPSFNETPNQAGDVIFVDQNGDGVISPEDKTIIGDPNPEFMYTFNAEFRYKILRLSMLWNGVYGNDIMNADLVWTGNPSPVNGNWNVRSDVYYNAWTPQNTTTDVPRVGYGYANSMHNHMTDRLIEDGSYLRLSNVTLTVDIPTEKWKNIGAFSFYCTVKNPITITDYSGYDPEVTSFVYDGTIMGTDWGAYANLRSYLMGINVTF comes from the coding sequence ATGAGAGAAATTACTTTTTATCCGTTATCCCTCCTCTTCGGGATACTCTTTTTTCTGCTTCAAACAATCTCCTCAGAATCTTACGCCCAAGAAGAAACTATTCTAAAAGGAATTGTGATGAGTGACGAAGACCATGAACCTTTACCAATTGCATCAGTAATTATTAAAGGTACGACCAATGGTACAGTAACAGACATGAATGGTGAGTTCTCTATTAAAGTAACAAAAGGTCAAACTTTAGTAGTAACTTATTTAGGTATGGAAACAGTACAGTGGACATACAATGGCGAAAACAACCATACTTTTATATTGACTACTGCTGCAGAACTTTTAGATGATATTGTAGTCGTTGGTTATGGTACAGTACAAAGAAGAGACTTAACCGGATCCGTTAGCCAAGTAGATGAAGATGAAAACATTGTAAGACAGTACAATGATGTAGATCAGATGCTCCAAGGTAGAGTATCCGGTGTTCAAGTAGTCGGAAACGATGGTGCTCAAGGGGGAGCAGTGTCAGTAAAAATTAGAGGTGTTAATTCACTTCGAGGAAACAATGAACCACTTTATGTTGTGGATGGCATTATTATTAGTTCAGCGGGAGAAACCCCAGCTAATGTCCAAGGCGGTAACTCCGCACCTACAGCTCAGAATGGACTCGCAGGTATCAACCCGAAGGATATAGAAAGCATTGAAGTGTTAAAAGATGCCTCTGCTACTGCAATTTATGGCTCAAGAGGTGCAAATGGAGTTGTCTTGATAACGACTAAAAAAGGAAAGAAAGGGGAAGCTAAAATCAACTTCTTCGCCAATACTTCAATCTCTGAACCTTCAAAAACAATTGATGTATTAGATGGTTATGAATACGCTCAGTTTATGAATGACTTTGCTATCTCAAATAACCAAATTCCTTCTTACCAATTAAACCCTGAAACTAGAGAAGTTTACGATTTGGCTAGTGGCCGTTTATTACAGCAACACAATTGGCAAGATGAAATTTACAGAACTGCTGTTTCATACAGTACAGGTGCATCAATGAGTGGTGGTACTGGAAAAACAGACTACTATGTATCAATGGGGTACAATAATAAACAAGGTGTTATTCCCAACTCTTACTCTCAAAGTGGTGACTTAAGAATTAACTTAGGACAGCAAATTTCCAAAAAGCTTCGTTTTGAAACAAAGACCACCCTCTATTACCTTGAAGGTTCTTACGCTCAAACCGGTGAAAAAGCTGGAGGTAATCGTTCTTTAGTGAACCAACTAGTGGGTAAATCTCCACTTACAGGTATGGATATCGATGGCTCTGGAGATGACGCCGCTGCCGAATTGACACCATGGGATTTTGTAAACAACAACGACGACCTTACTAAGCAATTCAGAACTATTATTGGTGCTAACCTTCAATATAAAATCATTAAAGGATTAAAAGCAACCGTAAGAGCAGGTGCTGATATTAGAACACAAAATAGAAGTATATGGTTTGGTCCAGGAACTTTCCAAGGAAACCAACAAAACGGTTACTTAAATACAATCGACCAAACAAGAAGCTCATACAATGTAGATGGAATATTGAATTTCAATAGAACATTCAGTAAAAAACATAGATTTGGTATTACGGCAGTTGCTACCTATGATTACATCAATAAAGCAAGTACTACTTATGCTGTAGGTAACTTTATTGATCACAGTTTTAGAGGTGAAGCTCCTCAATACGGACAAGATATTCTATCACCAGAAAGCACACTGACTTTTGCTGAATCTATTTTCTCCTATTTAGGTAGAGTAAATTACACCTTTAATAATAAGTATGTAGTTACCGCCAACTTCAGAGCTGATAAATCTTCTAAGTTTGGTGATGGTCAACAATGGGGTTACTTCCCTTCGACATCGGTAGCTTGGTATATTTCTGAAGAAAACTTCTTAAAAACTTCCAATACTTTGTCTGATCTTAAGTTGAGAGCGGGATGGGGACGTACAGGTAATCAAGCCATTCAACCTTACCAAACGTTAGTAAACTATACAGACAATATGTATCCGGATGCCAACAATGGTAATCAAGTTGGATTAGTTCCTGCAAACCTCGCCAACCCTAACCTTACTTGGGAAACTACAGATCAATACAACATTGGTTTAGACTTTGGATTTATGAAATCTAGACTAACTGGTACCGTAGATGTTTATTCAAAACACACCATCGATCTTCTACAAAGAATACAAGCGCCTCCTACCACTGGTTTTAATAATTATTACATCAATCGTGGTGAAATGTACAACAGAGGTATTGAGCTCAACTTAAACGCAGTTTTGGTAGATAAAAACGATTGGGGTATCAATATTGGCGGATCATTCACTAAGAATATCACAGAAATAGGCGACTTGGGTTTACCTGAGCAAACGATTTACATTAATGGTCAACCACAACAAGTACAAGGGTATGTAGGCAATAATGTTTCATCCGGATCCAATTTAAATGGTCCTGCCAATGTCTTTATAAAAGGCATGCCTGTGGGTGTTTTCTATGGCTATCAAACAAATGGAATTTATGCTACTCCAGAAGAAGCTGCTCAAGGTCCATCCTTCAACGAAACACCAAATCAAGCTGGAGATGTCATCTTTGTTGATCAAAACGGAGATGGTGTTATCTCTCCAGAAGATAAAACCATTATCGGTGATCCTAATCCTGAATTCATGTATACTTTTAATGCAGAGTTTAGATATAAAATTCTTCGCTTAAGTATGTTATGGAATGGCGTTTATGGTAATGACATCATGAATGCAGACTTAGTTTGGACAGGAAATCCTTCTCCTGTAAACGGTAACTGGAATGTTAGATCAGATGTTTATTACAATGCCTGGACACCTCAAAATACAACTACAGATGTTCCAAGAGTGGGCTACGGATACGCAAACTCAATGCATAATCATATGACTGACAGACTTATTGAAGATGGTAGTTATTTAAGATTGTCGAACGTTACATTAACAGTAGATATCCCTACTGAAAAATGGAAAAACATTGGCGCATTTAGTTTCTATTGTACAGTTAAGAACCCTATTACCATTACAGATTATTCTGGTTATGACCCTGAAGTTACTTCGTTTGTTTATGACGGAACTATTATGGGAACAGATTGGGGAGCTTATGCTAACCTAAGATCTTACTTGATGGGTATTAATGTGACATTCTAA
- a CDS encoding sulfatase-like hydrolase/transferase, which yields MKKKMNITILSCFLILLTSTIIRASELPTETVNSPNIVIIQMDDIGFDDFSINGNTISQTPNIDRLAESSIQFDNFYVPNVCSPTRASLLTGRDFWRTGVTGMHGGNDYLHKDEVTFAEVLQQNGYATGMWGKWHSGKSEGYWPWQRGFDEAFYAKLYHHYPSNGYLNGEKVSYDDKWSDAQIVDMAIDFMEAKSDQPFLAYVSSLSVHGDWEAPEEYIAKYRNQVETEDFATLLAMQEYADEQIGRLLDYIDNSDFSENTIVFFMSDNGPIRKGESDAEWDLRNNHQFIGSKSKNWKNGIKSPLYVKYKGKYTPQHIEKMCSINDIFPTVLELTNTENPIENPAIDGRSFKLALDGKEEELESHPIILAQWYPVREEENQFAPYKENEKDEYLFEDQKLALIRDDYKLMLNPSTEDNAPIAIDNVVLIDCKNDLLERENIASEHPELVSEMMQDLELWFEGIISAPHSFIRKEVYIGASETMDEVPSYLVYDGTGIINNSHSLDLEADQDVKLIYKLNVKSSGKYLLQLNTKSGINQTVAFDVKVGNNNYQLTLSSNQNNGSTSIVLPQDESLLLEISSPAKLEEMLTLNSLTFTFEESSEPINTTYEPIDENASNETKYLYQNLLEYRNQRVIFGHHFTEMLGASDASWSDDGSSEKSDVKTLVGDFPGVYGYDLGGNFRKYDDFITAAHLAYQRGGIITVSWHAMNMATEGTTYDLTGNPVQEILNRGTAYNTYISHLDSVASIFKIIDAPIIFRPLHENNGGWFWWGADTCTPEEYVELWKLTVDYLKETKGIHHLLYAYSPSKGEFDNRYPGDDYVDIIGTDMYGKTADYPDNFLEAVKRTVNFANTHYKIPALTEFGYSEGIFNSDNTKWYTENIINNLMQDEVASQITYALTWANRSETSYWVPINNDKYTDDFINFYNSPLTVFNEDLVDIYKNPNKMENRYEAELDINIPTEVDDEASEGLFSLLQTDDLLEWNSIVMPKEATFHANISYMNTSEENQYLSIFSNQNFMETVTLSPTNIWTEVPISIQLKKTENIVNLLAESDNIKIDYIEIGEEVKTDNDVTSTAPNIKQEIKLYPNPFENRISVRGLRSTYVEFTLLDNHGKIVYQKDCTLQQQEITLFIPSTLPSGIYFYKVTDQDVIHYGKAIKK from the coding sequence ATGAAAAAGAAAATGAATATTACTATTTTATCATGCTTTTTAATTTTACTAACTAGTACTATTATCAGAGCATCTGAACTTCCAACAGAAACAGTCAACTCTCCTAATATTGTTATCATTCAAATGGATGATATTGGGTTTGATGATTTTTCAATTAATGGAAATACGATTTCGCAAACACCAAACATTGATCGTTTGGCAGAATCGTCTATTCAATTTGATAACTTTTATGTACCCAATGTCTGTTCACCTACTAGGGCTAGCCTTCTTACTGGTAGAGACTTTTGGAGAACAGGAGTAACAGGGATGCATGGAGGTAACGATTATCTTCATAAAGATGAAGTAACCTTTGCGGAAGTACTCCAACAAAATGGATATGCTACAGGCATGTGGGGAAAATGGCATTCAGGGAAATCTGAAGGATACTGGCCTTGGCAAAGAGGGTTTGATGAAGCATTCTATGCTAAATTGTATCATCACTACCCAAGCAATGGTTACCTAAATGGAGAAAAAGTATCTTATGATGACAAATGGTCTGATGCTCAAATTGTAGATATGGCTATTGATTTTATGGAAGCGAAGAGTGATCAACCTTTCTTGGCTTATGTTTCTTCCTTAAGTGTACATGGTGATTGGGAAGCACCTGAAGAATATATCGCAAAATACAGAAACCAAGTTGAAACAGAAGATTTTGCTACGTTATTAGCTATGCAGGAATATGCCGATGAGCAAATTGGGCGATTACTCGATTATATTGACAATTCGGACTTTTCAGAAAATACTATCGTCTTTTTTATGTCTGACAATGGACCAATCAGAAAAGGTGAAAGTGATGCAGAATGGGATTTAAGAAACAACCACCAATTTATTGGTTCCAAATCTAAAAATTGGAAGAATGGTATCAAATCTCCGCTGTACGTTAAATACAAAGGAAAATATACTCCTCAACATATTGAGAAAATGTGTTCTATCAATGATATTTTTCCTACTGTATTAGAACTAACAAATACCGAAAATCCAATAGAAAACCCTGCTATCGATGGGCGTAGTTTTAAACTGGCATTAGATGGTAAAGAAGAAGAATTAGAAAGTCATCCTATCATTTTGGCACAATGGTACCCTGTTAGGGAAGAAGAAAATCAGTTTGCACCTTATAAAGAAAACGAGAAGGATGAATATCTCTTTGAAGATCAAAAGTTAGCATTGATCAGAGATGATTATAAATTAATGCTTAATCCAAGTACTGAAGATAACGCTCCAATAGCTATCGATAATGTCGTATTGATTGATTGTAAGAATGACTTATTGGAAAGAGAAAATATCGCTTCAGAACACCCAGAGCTTGTTTCGGAAATGATGCAAGACTTGGAACTTTGGTTTGAAGGTATAATCTCAGCACCTCACTCGTTTATAAGAAAAGAAGTATACATCGGAGCATCAGAAACGATGGATGAGGTTCCTTCTTATCTTGTTTATGATGGTACTGGTATAATAAACAACTCCCATTCTTTAGACCTAGAAGCCGATCAAGATGTAAAGCTTATCTATAAACTCAATGTTAAAAGTAGCGGGAAGTATTTACTACAACTCAACACAAAAAGCGGTATAAATCAAACCGTAGCTTTTGATGTTAAGGTTGGCAATAACAATTATCAACTGACCCTATCATCCAATCAAAACAATGGAAGTACTTCTATTGTACTTCCACAAGATGAAAGTCTGCTCCTAGAAATTAGCAGTCCAGCAAAATTAGAAGAAATGCTAACGCTTAATAGCTTAACTTTTACTTTTGAAGAATCTTCTGAGCCTATCAATACGACTTACGAACCTATTGATGAAAATGCATCTAATGAGACTAAATACTTATATCAAAATCTTTTAGAATACAGAAACCAACGAGTGATTTTCGGACATCATTTTACAGAAATGTTAGGAGCGAGTGATGCATCATGGAGTGATGACGGTTCCTCTGAAAAATCTGATGTAAAGACTTTGGTGGGAGATTTCCCTGGTGTTTACGGTTATGATTTGGGTGGGAATTTCAGAAAATATGATGATTTTATCACTGCAGCCCACCTAGCATATCAACGCGGGGGTATTATTACAGTTAGCTGGCATGCAATGAATATGGCTACAGAGGGAACAACTTATGACCTTACGGGTAATCCTGTTCAAGAAATTTTAAACAGAGGCACTGCATATAACACATATATTAGTCATTTAGATAGTGTGGCTTCCATTTTTAAGATAATTGATGCCCCTATTATTTTCAGACCTTTGCATGAAAATAATGGTGGATGGTTCTGGTGGGGAGCTGATACTTGTACTCCCGAAGAATATGTAGAATTATGGAAGTTAACTGTCGACTATTTAAAAGAAACAAAAGGAATTCATCATCTTTTGTATGCCTACTCTCCATCTAAAGGTGAGTTCGATAATCGATACCCTGGGGATGATTATGTGGACATTATTGGTACAGATATGTATGGCAAAACTGCAGATTATCCTGACAATTTTTTAGAAGCTGTAAAAAGAACCGTCAATTTTGCGAATACCCATTATAAAATTCCTGCACTTACAGAATTTGGCTACTCTGAGGGTATTTTCAACAGCGACAACACAAAATGGTATACAGAGAATATCATCAATAACTTGATGCAAGATGAGGTTGCTTCTCAAATTACGTATGCCCTTACTTGGGCCAATAGATCTGAAACATCGTATTGGGTTCCTATCAATAATGACAAATACACGGATGACTTTATCAATTTCTATAATTCTCCTCTTACAGTATTTAATGAAGATCTTGTTGACATCTATAAAAACCCAAATAAGATGGAGAACAGATATGAAGCCGAATTAGATATAAATATCCCCACTGAAGTAGATGATGAAGCCAGTGAAGGCTTGTTCTCATTATTACAAACAGATGATCTATTAGAATGGAATAGCATTGTGATGCCTAAAGAGGCAACATTCCATGCTAACATTAGTTACATGAATACTTCAGAGGAGAATCAATATCTTTCCATTTTTTCGAATCAGAATTTTATGGAAACCGTTACTTTATCTCCTACAAATATTTGGACAGAAGTACCTATTTCTATTCAATTAAAAAAGACAGAAAATATCGTTAACCTTTTGGCTGAAAGTGACAATATTAAGATCGATTACATTGAAATTGGTGAAGAAGTCAAAACTGATAATGATGTAACATCTACTGCTCCTAACATCAAACAAGAGATCAAATTATATCCTAATCCATTTGAAAATAGAATTTCTGTTAGAGGCCTTCGATCAACATATGTTGAATTTACTTTATTGGATAACCACGGAAAGATTGTATATCAAAAAGACTGTACTTTACAGCAGCAAGAAATTACTTTATTTATTCCTAGCACTTTACCTTCAGGCATATACTTTTACAAAGTAACCGATCAGGACGTAATTCATTATGGGAAAGCCATCAAAAAATAG
- a CDS encoding RagB/SusD family nutrient uptake outer membrane protein, giving the protein MKKLNIYKIALSILIALNISCTKNDRPPFLDTESTYSTPSGQFAALNGMYGTMIGYHAYAIQMQGLNLHAGLFYSGRNNDNSTIASLNPTPDTDYVTSIWQSTYQTINSANDFIFNINKNYTNNVELMPESTRNYLGQAYFVRALSYFNLVQVWGEVPLKVSPTTEETVHTGRTEKNIIFDQIIEDLNAAKELMATEDQTPGYPKSYAANFLLSKVYMYIASAAASNDTALVIAGYTDSGEDYWAMAYEEAIVVKDQYSLVPNFEDLWHEQTGNNSSESIFELQFNNTTVAKSFTYFYTPKNYTKAFSNVGRVLTNPEVYNTIEAESLEDPRLTSTFVTSYYGYKNQGGIVIENPNPTNCYPIANNRTSKTNGFTPLLKFMEKNQTSTTITSNKNWVVFRYADLLLMLAEIQNERNLTGDALLHVNQVLERARNSNNTSAEPANWGLMSKDEMREKLYIQRRVELLGEGQDWMDSRRRGYQFFKSHVIDPHNAFRNSERGNLELDQEYPDNARAMRLPIPSVEINSNQGISTNDQNEGYGAI; this is encoded by the coding sequence ATGAAGAAATTGAATATATATAAAATAGCATTATCGATTCTTATAGCTTTAAACATTAGCTGTACTAAAAATGACCGTCCACCATTTTTAGATACTGAATCAACATATAGCACTCCTTCAGGTCAATTTGCTGCACTAAATGGCATGTACGGAACAATGATTGGATATCATGCCTATGCCATTCAAATGCAAGGTTTAAACCTACATGCTGGTTTGTTCTATTCGGGGAGAAACAATGATAACTCAACCATTGCTTCTTTAAACCCTACACCTGATACCGACTATGTAACTAGTATATGGCAAAGTACTTATCAAACGATAAACAGTGCGAATGATTTTATCTTCAACATCAATAAAAACTATACAAATAATGTTGAGTTAATGCCAGAAAGTACTAGAAACTACTTAGGTCAGGCATATTTTGTACGCGCTTTATCATACTTCAATTTAGTACAAGTTTGGGGTGAAGTTCCTTTAAAAGTGAGTCCAACGACGGAGGAAACTGTTCATACTGGAAGAACGGAGAAGAATATCATCTTCGATCAGATTATTGAAGACTTAAATGCAGCAAAAGAGCTAATGGCAACAGAAGATCAAACTCCGGGTTACCCTAAAAGTTATGCTGCCAACTTCCTCCTATCAAAAGTATATATGTACATCGCATCGGCTGCAGCTTCTAACGATACTGCTCTGGTTATTGCTGGATATACAGATAGTGGAGAGGATTATTGGGCAATGGCCTACGAAGAAGCAATTGTCGTTAAAGATCAATATTCTTTAGTGCCTAACTTTGAAGACCTATGGCATGAACAGACTGGAAATAATTCATCTGAATCTATCTTTGAGTTACAGTTCAATAATACTACTGTTGCCAAGTCTTTCACCTACTTCTATACTCCAAAGAATTATACAAAAGCATTTAGTAATGTAGGTAGGGTACTCACCAATCCGGAAGTGTATAATACTATCGAAGCTGAATCATTAGAGGATCCTAGGTTAACTTCAACTTTTGTGACTTCATATTATGGATACAAAAATCAAGGTGGGATTGTCATTGAAAACCCTAATCCGACGAACTGCTATCCGATTGCAAATAATAGAACAAGTAAGACCAACGGATTTACTCCTCTATTGAAATTCATGGAGAAAAATCAGACATCTACAACAATCACAAGCAATAAAAACTGGGTGGTTTTCCGCTATGCAGATTTACTTTTGATGTTGGCAGAAATTCAAAATGAAAGAAACTTAACTGGAGATGCTTTACTTCATGTAAACCAAGTACTTGAAAGAGCAAGAAATAGTAATAACACCTCTGCAGAACCTGCCAATTGGGGATTGATGTCAAAAGATGAGATGAGAGAGAAATTATACATCCAAAGAAGAGTTGAACTTCTTGGTGAAGGACAAGATTGGATGGATTCAAGAAGAAGAGGTTATCAATTCTTCAAGTCTCATGTGATTGACCCTCACAATGCCTTCAGAAATAGTGAAAGAGGAAACCTTGAGTTAGATCAAGAATACCCAGACAATGCTAGAGCAATGAGATTACCAATTCCATCAGTGGAAATTAATAGTAATCAAGGCATCTCTACTAACGATCAAAATGAAGGGTATGGTGCTATTTAA
- a CDS encoding sulfatase family protein, with protein MKISDHFLLLSLIFLGSCSKITSKQETTQERPNIIYIFSDDHSTKAISAYQNGVLAKQFPDLTPNIDRLAKEGMIMNNTFCTNAICGPSRAAILTGKFSHVNGFYKNESGGDFDGSQQTFPKLLQKEGYQTAVVGKWHLGTAPTGFDYSKVMINHGGQGTYFNTVFLENGTDTLKEEKFHSSRQVWEDAHAWLDQKRDKKKPFMLMYQFKAPHRPWEPDPEFADLFKDIEIAEPATFNDTYEGRLAAADTWQTIERNLNRQDLKVHPENPENLTKAELKKWYSEGNNNDVVWAPNNEVKMEGQQLKKWKYQRYIKDYLRCVKGVDHYIGELLKYLDDNGLAENTIVIYSSDQGFYLGEHGWFDKRMMYEESLRMPFIVRYPNHIQPGSVSQKLSMNIDVAPTLLAYAGAEIPKDIQGKSIKPILEGEPVNDWRDAVYYHYYEFPWWHHVQPHYGVRTEKYKLINFYYNPEKKKGELQNNWELFDLEKDPNELTNLYGKEGYEEITAQLKERLTALQKEYNEDTPEEMMRKTDVRIKRVYETPTK; from the coding sequence ATGAAAATTTCAGACCACTTCCTATTACTAAGCTTGATATTCTTAGGTAGTTGCTCCAAGATAACCTCAAAACAGGAGACTACTCAGGAACGTCCTAATATTATATATATTTTCAGTGATGACCATTCTACAAAAGCGATTAGTGCCTATCAGAATGGAGTTTTGGCTAAACAATTCCCTGATCTTACCCCAAACATTGACCGTTTGGCCAAAGAGGGAATGATCATGAACAATACTTTTTGTACTAATGCTATTTGTGGACCTTCAAGAGCGGCTATTCTTACCGGAAAGTTCTCTCATGTTAATGGGTTTTATAAGAATGAAAGCGGTGGTGACTTTGATGGAAGTCAACAAACCTTTCCAAAGCTTTTGCAGAAAGAAGGTTACCAGACAGCTGTAGTGGGTAAATGGCACTTGGGCACAGCTCCTACCGGTTTTGATTATTCTAAAGTGATGATCAATCATGGCGGACAAGGCACTTACTTTAACACTGTTTTTTTAGAAAATGGAACAGATACGTTGAAGGAAGAAAAATTTCACTCTTCAAGACAAGTTTGGGAAGATGCCCATGCTTGGTTAGACCAAAAGAGAGACAAGAAAAAGCCTTTTATGCTGATGTATCAGTTTAAGGCACCACATAGACCTTGGGAACCAGACCCTGAATTTGCTGATCTATTTAAGGACATAGAAATTGCTGAACCTGCCACTTTCAATGATACTTACGAAGGGAGATTGGCAGCCGCAGATACTTGGCAAACCATTGAACGTAATCTAAATAGACAAGATTTGAAGGTACATCCTGAAAATCCTGAGAACTTGACAAAAGCAGAATTAAAGAAATGGTATTCAGAAGGCAATAATAACGATGTAGTATGGGCTCCAAATAATGAAGTAAAGATGGAAGGCCAACAACTAAAAAAATGGAAATACCAACGTTATATTAAAGACTACCTAAGATGTGTTAAGGGAGTTGATCATTACATTGGTGAATTACTCAAATATCTGGATGACAATGGTCTTGCAGAAAATACCATTGTGATCTATTCATCAGACCAAGGTTTCTATTTAGGGGAACATGGGTGGTTCGATAAAAGGATGATGTACGAAGAGTCGTTAAGAATGCCCTTCATCGTTAGATATCCAAACCATATTCAACCTGGTTCTGTATCGCAAAAGTTATCAATGAATATTGATGTTGCCCCTACTCTATTGGCCTATGCTGGTGCTGAAATTCCAAAGGATATTCAAGGAAAATCCATCAAACCAATTCTAGAAGGTGAACCTGTAAATGATTGGAGAGATGCTGTGTACTATCACTATTATGAATTCCCTTGGTGGCATCATGTTCAACCGCACTATGGAGTCAGAACTGAAAAATATAAACTGATCAACTTCTACTATAATCCAGAAAAGAAGAAAGGTGAGCTTCAAAACAATTGGGAATTATTTGACTTAGAAAAAGACCCTAACGAATTGACAAACCTCTATGGAAAAGAAGGTTATGAAGAAATCACTGCTCAGTTAAAAGAAAGGTTAACCGCATTACAAAAGGAATACAACGAAGATACTCCTGAAGAAATGATGCGAAAAACTGATGTTAGAATAAAGAGAGTTTATGAAACTCCTACAAAATAA